One genomic segment of Impatiens glandulifera chromosome 6, dImpGla2.1, whole genome shotgun sequence includes these proteins:
- the LOC124943067 gene encoding putative disease resistance protein RGA1, translating into MADPATIISGLLSNLSPLIQDEFSLLWSFKKEVQKLSSTLTSISAVLEDAERKKDKDKQTEDWLWKLKDVAYEVRDIMDDCTYKDLRLQVNRRNASSSTCIQSVKRYIYVNLLMTSLLVCWRETISLSSCNKVYGRDVEKKMIIDILVNNTSGACVDKKLSVLPIVGIGGLGKTTLAQTVFNDEEIAKHFETKIWVCVSDEFDIQLVMKAILEEKAEARLEELQIKVREKLCGKKYLIVLDDVWNENLEAWDQLRSILDCGSNGAFVLATTRKRNVAKIMETIQHIRISLLSDEDCWLLFEERAFMCGTPKTHNFVNIGKEIVKKCKGVPLVAKTFGGQMGFKSDINEWCKIRDNEIWKISQNEESDLLPILRLSYYELLYHLRRCFVFCAIFPKDALIKKERLIQLWMAHGLIPTDKNQEVEDVGNTIWKNLCWRSFFQDEKSDRYGMYETCKMHDLMHNLAQSVMKDECYSLDANSSNDGLKREIRHLTAMFDEFVKISSHSLKKIGGLQSLMLNGRDVYGNVTQQICLSVLKKELPALRVLELSYYKQYQYQDLHYMGCLKHLRYLDISNNYEITTLPDSICDLLNLQTLKLNQCSNLESLPKNMKDLISMRHLDLEECDELKYMPKGMGQLKHLKTLNLFVISDKEKNCQLDELKELDIGGSLKLMNLGRVSDASIARGVSMAKMSSINELELEWTYDDNENNMSTRDEKIGEALEVSTARLKILKMSRYKGVNLPKWLELKGLDHVNNIASSSDDNEMIVLFPLLEKLVIDCMNNLRELVSPSCWSTRAFPNLCKIEISYCPKLGALPPLLKSLKDVTVWG; encoded by the exons ATGGCTGATCCAGCAACTATAATCAGTGGTTTGCTTTCAAACTTGTCACCTCTGATTCAGGATGAATTCTCGTTGCTTTGGAGTTTTAAGAAGGAAGTTCAAAAGCTATCCAGCACGCTAACTTCAATTAGTGCCGTTCTTGAGGATGCAGAGAGAAAGAAGGACAAGGACAAACAAACGGAAGATTGGTTGTGGAAGCTCAAAGATGTGGCGTATGAGGTTCGAGACATCATGGATGACTGCACCTATAAAGATCTTCGTCTTCAAGTCAACAGGCGTAATGCCTCCTCTTCAACCTGTATCCAG AGCGTCAAACGTTACATTTACGTGAATCTATTGATGACAAGTTTACTAGTCTGTTGGCGTGAAACCATATCTCTTTCTAGTTGTAATAAAGTATATGGGAGAGATGTGGAGAAGAAAATGATTATTGATATTCTGGTCAATAATACATCTGGTGCTTGTGTGGATAAAAAACTATCTGTTCTACCCATTGTTGGAATTGGGGGTCTAGGTAAAACAACACTTGCTCAAACGGTATTCAACGACGAGGAGATTGCTAAGCATTTTGAAACCAAAATCTGGGTTTGTGTTTCTGATGAATTTGATATTCAATTAGTGATGAAAGCCATCTTAGAAGAAAAGGCGGAAGCACGCTTAGAAGAATTGCAGATAAAAGTTAGAGAAAAATTGTGTgggaaaaaatatttgattgtattggATGATGTTTGGAATGAAAACCTTGAGGCATGGGATCAGTTGAGATCTATCTTGGATTGTGGATCAAATGGTGCGTTTGTCCTTGCCACGACACGGAAAAGAAATGTGGCAAAAATTATGGAAACGATTCAACATATACGGATATCATTGCTCTCTGACGAGGATTGTTGGTTACTCTTTGAAGAACGTGCATTTATGTGTGGGACACCAAAAACTCACAACTTTGTTAATATTGGAAAAGAAATAGTTAAAAAATGTAAGGGTGTTCCCTTAGTTGCCAAGACATTTGGAGGTCAAATGGGCTTCAAAAGTGATATAAATGAATGGTGTAAAATAAGAGATAATGAAATATGGAAGATATCTCAAAATGAAGAATCTGATCTCTTGCCTATTCTAAGGTTGAGTTATTATGAACTCCTTTATCATTTGAGAAGATGTTTTGTATTTTGCGCTATATTTCCAAAAGATGCTTTAATAAAAAAGGAGAGATTAATCCAATTATGGATGGCCCATGGTTTAATTCCTACAGATAAGAACCAAGAAGTGGAAGATGTTGGGAATACAATTTGGAAGAACCTATGTTGGAGATCCTTTTTTCAAGACGAGAAATCAGATCGGTATGGAATGTATGAAACATGTAAGATGCACGATCTTATGCACAACCTTGCCCAATCTGTTATGAAAGATGAATGTTATAGTTTGGATGCTAATAGCTCAAATGATGGTTTAAAACGAGAAATTCGTCATTTAACGGCAATGTTTGatgaatttgtcaaaatatcATCTCATTCTCTTAAGAAAATTGGAGGGTTGCAATCACTAATGCTCAATGGCAGAGATGTTTATGGAAATGTCACACAGCAGATTTGTTTGAGTGTCTTGAAGAAGGAACTTCCGGCTTTACGCGTTCTTGAACTGAGCTACTATAAGCAATATCAATATCAAGATTTGCATTACATGGGATGTCTAAAACATCTAAGATATTTAGACATTTCCAATAATTATGAGATAACAACATTACCGGATAGTATTTGTGATCTCTTGAACCTACAGACTTTGAAACTCAATCAGTGTTCTAATCTTGAAAGTTTGCCCAAAAATATGAAAGACCTTATTAGTATGCGGCATCTTGATTTGGAGGAGTGtgatgaattaaaatatatgcctAAAGGGATGGGACAATTGAAACATCTGAAGACGTTAAACTTGTTTGTGATAAGCGACAAGGAGAAAAACTGTCAACTAGATGAATTAAAAGAATTGGATATCGGCGGATCATTGAAATTGATGAACCTTGGAAGAGTTAGTGATGCATCTATTGCAAGAGGGGTAAGTATGGCTAAAATGTCGAGTATCAATGAGTTGGAGTTGGAATGGACATATGATGATAATGAGAACAATATGAGTACTAGAGAtgagaaaattggtgaagctctAGAGGTTTCAACTGCAAGGCTGAAGATATTGAAAATGAGTCGTTACAAAGGTGTGAATCTCCCTAAATGGCTTGAGCTTAAGGGCTTGGACCATGTGAATAATATTGCTAGTAGCAGCGATGACAATGAAATGATAGTACTATTCCCTTTGTTAGAGAAACTTGTAATTGATTGCATGAACAATTTGAGAGAATTGGTGTCACCTAGCTGTTGGAGTACTAGAGCATTCCCTAATCTATGCAAGATTGAGATATCTTATTGCCCGAAGCTAGGGGCTTTGCCACCGCTTCTCAAATCACTCAAAGATGTAACTGTTTGGGGGTGA